From the genome of Chiloscyllium plagiosum isolate BGI_BamShark_2017 unplaced genomic scaffold, ASM401019v2 scaf_36209, whole genome shotgun sequence, one region includes:
- the LOC122545048 gene encoding translation initiation factor IF-2-like, which produces MRPGKGTEVRPGEGIEVRPGKGIEEWPGKGTKMRPWEGIEVRPGKGIELRPGEGTEVRPGEGTEVRPGKGTEVRPGEGIEARPGEGIMVRPGEGIMVRPGEGIEVRPGEGIEVRPVKGFEVRPVKGTEVRPGKGIKVRPGERTEVRPGEGPEVRPGEGTEVRPGEGIEVRPGKGIEVRPGEGTEVRPGKGTEVRPGEGIEARPGEGIMVRPGEGTEVRPAEGIEVRPGEGIKVRPGEGTR; this is translated from the coding sequence ATGAGGCCTGGGAAGGGGACCGAGGTGAGGCCTGGGGAGGGCATCGAGGTGAGGCCTGGGAAGGGCATCGAGGAGTGGCCCGGGAAGGGGACCAAGATGAGGCCTTGGGAGGGCATCGAGGTGAGGCCTGGGAAGGGCATCGAGCTGAGGCCTGGGGAGGGGACCGAGGTGAGGCCTGGGGAGGGAACTGAGGTGAGGCCTGGGAAGGGGACCGAGGTGAGGCCTGGGGAGGGCATCGAGGCGAGGCCTGGGGAGGGCATCATGGTGAGGCCTGGGGAAGGCATCATGGTGAGGCCTGGGGAGGGCATCGAGGTGAGGCCTGGGGAGGGCATCGAGGTGAGGCCTGTGAAGGGATTCGAGGTGAGGCCTGTGAAGGGGACCGAGGTGAGGCCTGGGAAGGGCATCAAGGTGAGGCCTGGGGAGAGGACCGAGGTGAGGCCTGGGGAGGGGCCCGAGGTGAGGCCTGGGGAGGGAACTGAGGTGAGGCCTGGGGAGGGCATCGAGGTGAGGCCTGGGAAGGGCATCGAGGTGAGGCCTGGGGAGGGAACTGAGGTGAGGCCTGGGAAGGGGACCGAGGTGAGGCCTGGGGAGGGCATCGAGGCGAGGCCTGGGGAGGGCATCATGGTGAGGCCTGGGGAGGGGACCGAGGTGAGGCCTGCGGAG